A window from Chrysemys picta bellii isolate R12L10 chromosome 2, ASM1138683v2, whole genome shotgun sequence encodes these proteins:
- the LOC122172717 gene encoding mediator of RNA polymerase II transcription subunit 15-like, which yields MKDRGHNRDTQQCRVKIKELRQAYHKAREANGRFGTEPQTCCFYVELHAMLGGAATTTRTVCFDSINGESHNREAGSGYKEDDDEDNEDSSQQGSGETGFPNSQDMFITLDLEPVTPELTQGVLPDPEGAQGTSAANVSPSQRLVKIRRRKRQTRDDMFSELQMSSHTDRAQQNVWRQSMSDCKKAQYEREKRWRAKSRAEESKWRAEDDRWSQLADRRQESMLRLLEHQTEMLQRMVELQERQQEQRPPLQPLCNQQPSSPSSIASSPRRSRTQWGSLRPPSHSTPDDYPSIRRLAFNKC from the exons atgaaggacagaggccataacagggacacacagcagtgccgtgtgaaaattaaggagctaaggcaagcctaccacaaagccagagaggcaaacggaaggttcgggacagagccgcaaacatgctgcttctacgtggagctgcatgccatgctagggggtgcagccaccactacccgaaccgtgtgctttgactccatcaatggagaatcacacaacagggaagcgggttcggggtacaaggaagatgatgatgaagacaatgaagatagctcacagcaaggaagcggagaaaccggtttccccaacagccaggatatgtttatcaccctggacctggaaccagtaacccccgaactcacccaaggtgtgctcccagaccctgagggcgcacaagggacctctg ctgcaaatgtttctccttcacagagactagtgaagattagaagaagaaaacggcagactcgggatgatatgttctcggagctccagatgtcctcccacactgacagagcacagcagaatgtgtggaggcagtcaatgtcagattgcaaaaaagcacagtatgaacgagagaaGAGGTGGCGGGCtaaatcgcgggctgaagagagcaagtggcgggctgaagatgataggtggagtcagcttgctgacagaaggcaagagtcaatgctccggctgctggagcatcaaactgaaatgctccagcgtatggttgagctgcaggaaaggcagcaggagcagagaccgccgctacagcccctgtgtaaccaacagccctcctccccaagttccatagcctcctcacccagacgctcaagaacacagtgggggagcctccggccacccagccactccaccccagatgattacccaagcatcagaaggctggccttcaataagtgttaa